Within the Leptospira stimsonii genome, the region CGAAATTTGAATCTCTGCAAGATCGCGATCACTGAGCGTGGTAAATACTATGATTTCGTTTGAGTCAGCCATGGTTTCTCCGGAGGGAAACAATGATTCCTTTGTTCGCTTTGGCAAGAAGTTTTCATTCTATAAGTTGAAATGACGTTATAAAATTCAGGATTGCGGTTACCGGGTCCGAGGTTGTGAGGAACGTGGTCCTCTGCTTCTTCTTCGGGTTTCTTCGAAATAGTCCGTACAGTTAGAATTACAATTCTGAACACATTCGGCTAACACCTCTGAGTTGGAAGTCTGGACGTAACTGCTCAAAAGATTTAGACTTCTTTTACATCCTTTTTTGCAATCGGGATGGAGGAAAATACAAGAGTATTTCCAGGCTTCTTGTGCATGGCGATCCCTGATTTCCTCCGCGGGCCCTTTCTGTTTTTCTTTTGATTCTTCGTTTTCTTCCGTTTCTTCCGTTTCTTCCAATTCGATTCCGAGGAGCGCCGGATTCGGATCGAATTCTCTGGAAGTTGCAATCACTTCTCGACCGTCTTTGTATGTGGGTTTGTCCGAATCCGAATTTCCCGAGCCGGATCGAATTTGTGTGACCGTCATTTCAGAATGTGAATCGGCTTTTGCTTTTGTTGGCTTCGATGTTTCGAACGAACGAGTGTTCCGAATACAATTTGCAAGAACGAGGATACAAAACGGGAAGATAAGAATTTTGAAAACAATCCGCGATTTTCCGAATGTTCTTCGCCGACAATGATTCATTGTGGTTGAGGTCCGGGGTTTGTAGGAAAGGTTCTTGTTTCGCCGGAAAGGATTCTACTCGGTAGAGGAAGATTGCAGAATTGATTGCATCGATCCATACACTGACGTTGTTTTGCGCTTCGATAACCGATGATCGGCAGGAAGATGGAAGTGAAGGGGTACCATTCTTCCATACAATTTCCCTGACACTTGGAAAGAAGTTGTGTACAAGCCTTTTCATAAGAAAAATTAGGATCTCCTCCGTGTATCAGTTCCAATCCTTCCGGTCCGAAGGAGGTTCGTTTCCCCTCTTTGATCAGGCGAGCACGTTCCGCTTGAGTGAGATTCGCTTCTTCGGCGGTTGGAAAGGCGTCGGGCGAGGGCGCCTTTTTTAGATTCTTATCGTTACCATCCCAGTCGACTCGCATAAGACAAGAGACACCGGTGATTTGAATTAGGAGGAGGAATATCAGAAAACAACGTTGAATGCATCTTGAATTCATCTGATTGAGGTTGGAACGACTCTTCCCTGACTGTTTCAAAAGATCGTAAAAAAGCGACACAAATTCAAATCGAAGCCTCCGATGCGCATAAAATTGTTTTTGCGTTCTTACCCACTCATTTGTCCTCCTTAGAGGATTTGGTAGCCAAGCATTTTGACAAATGGATTGGAAATTATACCGAGTTTTCGTCTTTTCAAGTTAGTTGCCTTCGGTTCGAAAACGGATCAAATAGAATCAACCGCAGGAATTGAGGAAAGAAATTTCGAAAAAATAATTTTCAAAAGAAAAAGAATCGATTTGCAAGTCTATTATTCAAGATTGAATGAATCTATGAGAAATTGGCTTATTCTAATCTGGATCGGATGGATCCTTTCCTGCGCTTCCACTCAGCCGGAGGGAGAGGTTCGTTTAAAGACGGTTTCTCGTTCCTTCCCTCCGAAAAAATTGGATCGAACTCCTTTCGAGGGTTTTCGGATAGTTCTTCCGGAAGACGTCTCTTTAGATTCGATCCCTCTGATTCGTTTATCAAAATCCATTCGAGAGGAAGGTATAGAAGTCCGTTCTCTTTTGATTGTCAAGGACGGAAAACTCGTAATGGAACGTTACGCCGGAGGAGTTACTCGAAACCACAATCATAGCGTTTATTCAGTGACTAAGACGGTGACATCGACTCTATTAGGAATTCTTAATTTAGAAGGAGTTTTAAAAACCGTCGACGAACCGGTGATGAACTCCCTTCGCACTCTTGGAAATCTCCCTTTTCCGCTATTGGAAGGAAAAGAATCGCTTCGTCTGAGGGACGTTTTGCACATGGCTTCCGGAATGCGTTGGTCCGAATTTCCGGAAAGAGACGATATCAGAACCGCCGAAGATCCTCTCGTGATTGCATTGTTACCCGAAGTAAAAGATAAACCGGGAACCAAGTTCGATTATAGCAACGGAGATTCTCAGTTGGCCGCCGCCGTTCTGGAAAATAAGGCCGGAATGACTCTTCTGCAATTTGCCGAGAAGACGCTTTTCTCTTGGCTCGATTTCAAAGGTTACGAATGGTATACTTCTCCTTCCGGAAGACAAACCGCCGGCTTTGGCCTTCGATTGAAGCCGATCGATATGGCGAAGTTGGGAATGTTATATCTCGACAATGGAATGTTTCGCGGTAAGAGAATTCTCAAACCAGAATGGGTCAAGCAGGCGATCCAGCCGGGCGCGGCGCAAAACTACGGATATCAACTCTGGACTCATCAATTCGAGGGTAAAAAAACGTTTATGGCGAACGGAAAGGGGAGCCAATTCGTTTATGTGATTCCGCATAGAAGAATCGTGATCGTTACTACGTCCGCGATTTGGGACAAGCCGATCAATTTTCTTTTGGATAAAATTCTTGCGAGTTTAAAAGAATCCCTCGATTCGAAGGACAAGAAGAAAAATCCAGAGAAAGAAGAGGAGTTCCTACGGGAGATTCACGAGTCTTCGATTACGATCGGAAATTCCGCGCTCTGGAAGGATTTGGACGAACCACACCTTCATTCTCACTCTTCCCATTGATTGACGATCGTGAGAGAAAAACGGATTTTAAAATTTGGA harbors:
- a CDS encoding serine hydrolase domain-containing protein; the encoded protein is MRNWLILIWIGWILSCASTQPEGEVRLKTVSRSFPPKKLDRTPFEGFRIVLPEDVSLDSIPLIRLSKSIREEGIEVRSLLIVKDGKLVMERYAGGVTRNHNHSVYSVTKTVTSTLLGILNLEGVLKTVDEPVMNSLRTLGNLPFPLLEGKESLRLRDVLHMASGMRWSEFPERDDIRTAEDPLVIALLPEVKDKPGTKFDYSNGDSQLAAAVLENKAGMTLLQFAEKTLFSWLDFKGYEWYTSPSGRQTAGFGLRLKPIDMAKLGMLYLDNGMFRGKRILKPEWVKQAIQPGAAQNYGYQLWTHQFEGKKTFMANGKGSQFVYVIPHRRIVIVTTSAIWDKPINFLLDKILASLKESLDSKDKKKNPEKEEEFLREIHESSITIGNSALWKDLDEPHLHSHSSH
- a CDS encoding LIC_10730 family protein → MNSRCIQRCFLIFLLLIQITGVSCLMRVDWDGNDKNLKKAPSPDAFPTAEEANLTQAERARLIKEGKRTSFGPEGLELIHGGDPNFSYEKACTQLLSKCQGNCMEEWYPFTSIFLPIIGYRSAKQRQCMDRCNQFCNLPLPSRILSGETRTFPTNPGPQPQ